In Spirochaetaceae bacterium, the genomic stretch GGCCGGAGCACCGTCCACGGCGGCGGTGAGCGCGGTCCGCGGCGGCGGAGCGGCCGCGGCGGCCGCGGGCGGCGACGTGTCGCGGCGCGGCTTCCTGTCCTGGATCACCGCCGGGTGGCTGGCGTTCGGCGCCCTCACCACCGGCACCCTGATCGGGACGGTGCGCTTCCTGTTTCCGAACGTGCTGTTCGAGCCGCCGCAGACGTTCCGCGCCGGCTTTCCCGAGGAGTATACCGTGGGCGACGTGTCGACCCGCTTCAAGGATCAGTTCGCCGTCTGGATCGTGCGCACGCCCACCGAGATCTACGTGCTGTCCACCGTCTGCACCCACCTCGGCTGCACCCCCAACTGGCTGTCCGGCGAGCAGAAGTTCAAGTGCCCGTGCCACGGCAGCGGATTCCGCAAGACCGGCATCAACTTCGAAGGTCCGGCGCCCCGGCCGCTGGAGCGCTACCGGGTGGCGTTGGCCGACGACGGCCAGATCCTGGTCGACAAGACGCGCAAGTACCAGTGGGAGAAGGGTGAGTGGACCGACCCCGAGTCGTTCCTGGCGGTGTAGCGAGCGGAGACGAAAGGGCAACATGATGAACACGAGGAGTAGCGCGATCCATGGCTGACACCGAAGCCCGATCCGGTAACGGTTCCGCCGACCGCGAAGAGGCTGCCCGCGAACGCGCAGCGGCGCGCGCCGGCGCCGCTGCGCGTGAAGGGGCCGCTCGCGCGCGGGCTGCCGCACGCCAGGGAGCCGCCGCGCGTGAAGGGACCTCCGCCCGTGGAGGGGCCGCTCGCGGCGGCGACGGCGCCCGCGGGGGAGGCGGCGCCCGGGGAGGCGGCGGTGCCCGCGGCCGCGGAGGCGGT encodes the following:
- a CDS encoding Rieske 2Fe-2S domain-containing protein, whose protein sequence is AGAPSTAAVSAVRGGGAAAAAAGGDVSRRGFLSWITAGWLAFGALTTGTLIGTVRFLFPNVLFEPPQTFRAGFPEEYTVGDVSTRFKDQFAVWIVRTPTEIYVLSTVCTHLGCTPNWLSGEQKFKCPCHGSGFRKTGINFEGPAPRPLERYRVALADDGQILVDKTRKYQWEKGEWTDPESFLAV